One Triticum dicoccoides isolate Atlit2015 ecotype Zavitan chromosome 3B, WEW_v2.0, whole genome shotgun sequence genomic window, gatagatcccctatacttgtgggtcatcagtgctcTATATCCAGTTACAAAGTAGGGGACAAGACACATATcaatattgttgccattaagggtaaaacaacggggtttattcatattcattgggtttactttgtctacatcatgtcatcttgcttaaggtgttacttttATTTTATTCTACAATTTATATATCTATCCATACAAGATTCAATCTTTGCAAGTAACAAGTTCAAGGgggttgacaaccctcttgcccgcgttgcGTGCAAATATTTGCTTTTGTATGTGTAGGCACTGAATGTAAAAACTCATGAAAATTAAATTAGAAAGCAGGGACCTGGACTCGAACTCCTGCCTGCACGCTACAAACTAGCGACTACTGCGGCGGACCCGTTTTTCGGAGAGTTCCAACATTTATTGAGAAAATGTGAACAAATTTCCTTAAAAAATGCGAATAATGTTTGAAAGTCtgaagattttttttcaaaattcgaaCAACTTCTAAACGAGAACAATTATGGGAAAAGTGAACAAAAATtgtaaacatgaacaattttttataTAGGCTCAACAATTTTAAATTAACATTGAATATTTTTGTGATATATGCCAAAAAAATTGTAaaaacacattgaacatttttgtataTGTTGAACATGTTTTCAAAATACACAATGAACATATTGTAGTATACGTTGAACAATTTCTTAATATATGATAAACAAGTTTAAAATACAAAGTGAACAATTTCTTAATATACGATGAATGTTTACATAATGCATGgtgaaatttttcattatatatgGTGAATTaatttttaatatatgatgaacattttttaatacacggtGGACGTTTTATATACTACCAAATGGAAAACAGAGAAAAGAAacagcaaaaaaaagagaaaaaagtaaAGTAAAGAAAGAAATaagcaaaaaaaggaaaagaagtcGAAAAAACCCggttaaaaacaaaacagaaaaaacacATTCAAGGAATCTTCtaaaaggttcccaaaaccggccaGAAACCTCTTGGCCCaaggatcctgcaaggaagaaacaAGACCGAAGCCGAATGATGGGCCGTTCCAAGTGGAAGCGACGGGTTGCTCGCTCTGCGAAGATTTGACGCTAACAAGCGTCATATAAGAAACCTGCCCCTAGTCAAGTCAGCCGAAACACGCATGGGCCTGGCCCGGAATCGTCCCTGGCCGGATTGAACCACGCAGATCGGCTGCGATCCTGGCTAAACCAAACAAGCCGAAGCAAGTTCGAGTCCCGCACCCCTCCAACCCGGATCCCACGCCTCCGATCCTCCTGCGTCGCTGGCGCCGCCGTCGATTCCGGTCTAAACCCTCGTCCAGTCGCCGAAACCCTAGAGGCCGCCGCGACGGGAGCCCCCGCGGTGGCCACCATGCCGCTCCTCTCCTCCCCGGACGCCGGAGACCACCAGCAGCAACTGCAGATTGTTCCCTAGTCCATCGGCGTCGCCCCCTCGAAGCCCGAGCCCGCGCCGACGGTGTCCACCCACACGCGCACCATCGGCATCATCCACCCTCCGCCGGACATCCGGGTGATTGTCGAGAAAACGGCCACCTTCGTCGTTAATAACGGGGCCGAGTTCAAGCGCCGCATCGTCGCCCACAACCAGGGCAATGCCAAGTTCAGTTTCCTCCAGCCCTCCAACCCCTACCACGCCTACTACCAGCACCGCGTCTTTGAGATCGCCGAACATTCGCCCGTCACTGATGCCTACGCCGTGCCGGAGTCCGAGGACGGCCAGCCTCTCCCGTCCGACTCTGCTGATGGCGCCGATGACAAGCCCGACCACTCTGCGCCCTTCTGTGTGGCACCGCTGATCAAGGTGCTGGTGCCACCCAAGGCTGAGCTCTACATGGTGCGGCTGCCTGAGGGTATCACTGGGGAGGAGCTCGACATCATCAAGCTGACTGCACAGTTCGTGGCTCGGAATGGGAAGAACTTCCTGACGAGCCTGGCACACCGAGAGAGCACCAACTCGCAGTTTAACTTAATCCGACCCACGCACAGCATGTTTCCTTTCTTCACCATGTTTGCCGACGTGTACTCGAGGGTGCTGAGCCCGGATGAGGGTGTGCCTGCACTGACAAAGGAGATGCAGGAGGGGTCGATAGACCTCACCACTGTGCTGGAGCGGTGCCTGAATCGGCTGGAGTGGGACCGATCATAGGAGCAGGCGAAGCAACAGGCAGAGGATGAACTTGAGCTGGAGAGGGTGCAGATGTCGATGATTGATTGGCATGATTTTGTTGTTGTTGCGACAATTGAGTTCGCAGATGATGAATATGAGGGGCTACCTGCCCCGCCTACGCTAGAAGAATTGAAGCGCCGGAAGaggatggagaccttgggagaggagGAACCCATGGAATTGGCTGAACCAGCTAAGGATGTTGAGATGTAGATGGATGAGGAGGATATGCAACTTGTTGAGGAAGGAATGAAGGCAGCAAGGCTTGAGGAGAACGGAGGAGGAGCACAAGTTAGGGTGGCCGGTGATCAGGAGCCGCCTATGAGAATTGTCAAGAACTATAAGAGGCCCGAGGAGAGGATCCCTACGGCGAGGGACCCGACCAAGTTTGTTGTTTCAACAATAACCGGAGAGCTCATTCCGATTAGCGAGATGGGGGAACACATGCGCATCTCGCTCATTGACCCGAAGTACAAGGAACAGAAGGAAAGAATGCTGGCCAAGATTAAGGAGACCACGCTTGCTCCAGATGATGAGGTCGTCAATAACATTGTTGGTCTTGCACGGACAAGGCCAGACATATTTGGAACAACTGAGGAAGAGGTTTCTAATGCCGTCAAGGCAGAAATTGAAAAGAAAAAGGATGAGCAGCCAAAGCAGGTTATTTGGGATGGTCATTCTGGTAGCATTGGTCAAACTGCCACTCAGGCAATGTCTATGGGTGGTGAAGAACAAGTTGATGCCTCAAATGTTCCAGGTCCAGCTCCACTTCCCCGGTTTGTCATGCCGTTGCCCCAGCCTCCTCAACCACTTTCTTTGGTTAATGTTCCCCGATTTACACCAAATCGAATGCCTTATCATCTCCAAACcccagctcatcataagcaaggAGTTCCACATATGATGTCCAACATGCACCCACAGATGATTAGGATGTCAGGTCCCATGGGTCCTATGCCAAAAAATATCCCCCCTCGTCCAGGCCATATTACTCAGTTCATGCCTGGTCCACCAAGGTTCCCTATGCCGCCACCCCCGCACATGCAGACCACGCCAACCATGGTCAACCCCATCGGAATCCCCCAGGCTCCACCACCTTTGCCTCCACAACCACCTGCCGAGGAGCAGCCACCTCTACCTGAGGAACCAGAACCTAAGAGGCAGAGAACAGATGATGCTTCTCTGATCCCAGTTGAGCAGTTTCTTGTTCAGCATCCGGTAATGTTTCTTTTCATATGTTTCAACTCTAATTACTTCTCTTATTATCCTGCAGTGTCATGCTAATTTACTTATTTCTACAGGGCCCTGCGCGCATCTTGGTTTCTGTACCCAACCTCGATGAAGGAAGCTTGCGAGGCCAAGTTTTGGAGATCTCTGTCCAGTCACTCTCAGACACAGTCGGCAGTCTGAAGGAGCAGATTGCTGGAGAGCTGCAGCTTCCTGCTAATAAGCAGAAGTTGAGTGTGAGAACTAGTTTCCTCAAAGACAATCTTTCTCTTGCTTATTACAATGTTGGCCCTGGGGTGGTGATCAATCTAACTCTGAGAGAGCGCGGTGGGAGAAAGAAATGAGTTTTTCTTATCCCAGTTTACTTACGGGGCAACGCGGGGAATGCTTATTACAACCAAGCTTCAATCGCCATCATGGAGATCATTTTTGTTAGTTGCTGCCTTCTGGATTCTAGTATTATGTTTTTTCATATAAGGCCAGGAGCATAATTTGCACTATTTAGTTTTCAGACTTGCCTATGCTTCTTAATATAGTTATATACATATTTTTGGAGATGTTTATCCTTGTTATTCTCATTGTGTTACTCGAGAGCTAACGTATACCTACCCGGCTATTTGATAGTGTGCTCCAGAGTTCAGGTGGCCGTATTAGCTTCTCCTGTTTGGTCTTCTAAGACGTtcttgatatcttgaaaatgcataTTATCATTTCCCATGTTGGCATGTTCTGagattttctcttatttttttcttttctgaagaacctcatgcgagGGCAAAGGGTTCCTGCATTTCATTAAGAGGAATAGAGAtgatccagtttataaggaaaaccgTATCCAAAAACCTAACAATGCTCGGTTAATTGGGGAAAACCGAGTGAGCACCCAATAACAAACACAAAAAGGAAAAAGGACACTGGAGCTTGAGGGTAGGGACTAGGACACGCACGCATTGCATCAGTAAAGACACTGTctctctcttttcaattgcttatcATGAAAGGTCTGTGGAAAGCTTATGTTGTAGTTCTAACAAATGGAGTTGTGGGTGATGTATCTGATGTTTACATTGTTTGTTAAGGACTTAATTATGTATTCACTGATGGTCATGTtcttattttcattttgcttggtTCATCAAGATTTGGATAAGCACTGATGCTCATGTTCACCAGTCACTAACTTTCCTGTTATCTTGTGTTGTGGGGCAGCTAGGTCCTATTTTTGCACCTGACCAGTAATGCTGAGGTATTAACCATGTCCAGTAAATGCTGAGGTATTAACCATGTTTCATGGTGCTATTAATATCTGCGTAATGTTTAGCATAGGTCTTTACACGACAATGCTTAGCTCATCTATACTGGAATTCAGTAAACCCAAATGATTGCATTCAACCAACAATGGTTTATTTCTCGAGGCAGGATTATAGATTGGTTCTTACCAGATTTCTTGtttctttgtactccctctgttccaaaataaatgactcaactttgtactaaagttaatacaaagttgagtcatctattttggaacggagggagtatgtttttgACATTTCATGTAATGCAACTCGCCAAGGTTGAACTTTAACGCAGATCATAGTGTACCAAACTAGTACTGTTTTTCCATATTACTTTTGCACTGCTTATACAGAGTTTAAGCTAGAAACAGTTatattgcttcttgtgaggactgctTACTACGTATATCTGATCGCCTCCTTTAGGTTCAGTTAGGCAGGGTTTGAGGAGGTTTGAAGGGGATTAAATCCCTTGCAAGTCAAAATCCCCCTCAAACCTCCCCAATCCCCTTCAATCCTAGTGCTGAGGCGATTAACCGAACATGGCCTTAGGCACCTTGACCAAGATTTCACACAATGCGAGCAGAAGTCTTCAACAAATGTTGAGAATCATACCCTAGCTCTGCTGCTCTGGCCAGCGCGTGCAAACCGGACCATGACAGGGGCTCCCACTTCATAAAACTCAAGTTACAGTGTATCACGCGCAACACGAGCCAGTTACAACTTGACTATCTCTTTCAATTATGGCATGCAGCTCGCAGGCCCAGCAGCAAACTTAGCGTCATTTCAGACCTCCTCGAAGAACATCTTTGGCTAACGGTCGCTGGCCCACCTCGGTCCTGACAAGTTGCCCTAGGTCGAGGTCTGGAAAGTGAGCCTGGACCGAGGCTAGAACTTGTCGCGCTCCATCGAAGGCCCTGGAGAACTGCCACTCGATCATTCGGGTTGGGAGAGTCTTGAAGTAGCGTCAGCACGCCATTCAAGTCTCGTGGGAGCGTCGGGTCCTAGTACCTGAGGATCCCAGCCACGGAGCCAAGAGCGACCCTCATCCTCTGAGTTCGTGCTGCGACCTTGCGGTGCCGCTCCTCAGCATCTTCAATATGAATCTCATGAAGGCAAACTGTGAAGGAAAGGAACACATAAGATCACGCATGACTTGCAAATTCCACGCACACGGACAAGGACATCAAATACTTTTGTTGTGCAGCGATCTCCAGATCTCGTAGTGTTTTTGCGCTTGGCGAAGCTCGGTGGACATGTCGAAGGTGGATTTCCGGAGCTACAGAATCTCCCCCTCATACTTTTTGCAGTTCTCGCTCCGACGCTGGAGCTCCGCCTCGAGGGTCCTGACCTCATTGCGAAGTCGGCCCTGCTCGCCCTTGCCTTCTTTGAGCTGGCCTCGCGGGACTCCGTAGGCCTCCAAGTCGCGCATGGTCTCCTTCAGGCTAGCGAGCTCTGCTTCAGTAACCCGCGCAGTGTCCCGAGCCTCATCACACACGCGGTTCGCCTCATCCAGATCATGCCTAAGTTGCGCGCCCTGCTCGAGGGCCGCAAGACAAAAGAGGGTCAACGACCATACACAAAGCTACAAGGCCAAAGGTGTAACATACATAAAGGGAGGACTCATGAACTACGCTTGCACAAAGACGTTCCAGGTCCTCATTTGGTTTTCTGTGCGCCGCAAGCTGGTGACGTCAGCGTCCAGTTCGTGGTTCCGCTTCGCTAGACCCTGACAAAGGAGAAAGATGCATTTTATAAACCCGGGAGCTACAAGGCAGAAATGAAAATACACAACAAAAACAAAGCATGTTTCCAATCAAGAACCACACTTAGTCCCGGGGGATACCATTACCTTAAGCACAAAAACAGATTCTATGGAGCAAGAAGCCTTACCAAGAATCGAATCCGAGGAGCAAGAAGCCTTATCGAGAATCCGGCACCACAGAGAGGCCACCCCTCTGGATGGCATATCAGAAGAGCTTCATCTCCTCGCTCACAGCGTCCATCATGACCCAGGTCTCCTCAGGCACATTTATCCCCATCTCGCTAGCCCTTGGGAAAAGGGAAGGTAACACCGCCATGACAGGTTCTGCCAtcactttccttctcttcttcgacCTAGCATCCAAACCACCGGCCTCTGATttcgaggcaagcttggcgaccacctATAGACACCAAAGTAGTAACGTCAGGACGAACCCGTGCTACTTGTGAGCCACGTTAGgatttttcccgaagaggaaggatgAAGCAATATAGTAGCAGATAGTATTTCCGTCAATGGGAAGCAAGGTTATCAAACAAATATGAGAACCACGCAAATGCCTAGTAAGCAGTACCTgcacacacacaaaagcaaatacttgcacccaatgcgggcaagagggttgtcatggcagatgtcctcgtgaaaggactaagTCCggaggccatcgcaactaggagggTGCTTGAGAGTGGTTGATCGGGAAACAAAGGACAcgggtttacccaggttcagcccctcacgatggaggtaaagacatacttcctgcttgattaatattgctaGAAATCTCGATTACAAGGATGCAGATTCGCTAACCTAGCTCTCGATGATTGTAACCTAGCCTTTCCCCCAGGGGCTCCCCTTTATATAATAGGTTGAGTCCCTGCGTTTACAACATAGTCCGGGTCGTACTACGACCCGCATCCTATTCTACTGATCTCCCAAGGAAGGAGTCCTCATCTTCGGGCCTTCGTCAAGCCGGCCCATCAAATGTCACCACGAGCCGACCTTTACTTAATCTATTGGGCGTGATGATCCGTCAGGTTGAGGTGAGCCGTGAGCCAGTGCGCTCTGGGCCGGGTCATTCCTCCTATTGGGTCATAGTGCAAggaaatatccccaacattagccccctttttagcttggatttatccatgctaAATTATATACATGAAAAACAAAATAAGAAACGAGGGAAAGAAGAATATCAAAGATCAACCCGGGTCTGCATGGTTAAGCCAGGAAAACTATTCGTGCGATCCGTGCTTCTTCCTTTCCAGATACTTTGGCCGAGTCAAGTGGTTTAGCCGACTTACGGAGACTCCACACTTAGGCCCTATTCggatactctaacacagttagagttagagttattttctaacccactctaacccaaataagcacatcTCCATCAggatagttgggttagatggaacttatccactctaaccctccctgtttggatacttttggattatttgagcccccaactaacccaaactagctctaaccccatgatccaaacagggccttagcATCTTTCCGTTCCATTccataacgtgacatcacttgtCCATCTTCCCAAATTCAGCAGATGATGTCATAACGGATCTTTTAAGTGGAAATGTGCCGTCTTGTTAggtgcgagaatcgaggagcccctTTAGCAAAAAAATAATGTGCATCCCGTGGCTTCACGCCTGCCATTTTGGGTTCTCACTCTTGTAGAAACACGACAAACCCCTCGGTCCTCTTTTATtacttcttcctctcgccctcGTCTTCGTCCTCTCGCCCCCGACGTCCTGTGCCACCTCAAGCTCACCGTCTCGTTCAACCGTCGAACACAACATCGGGGAGGCCATTGCTGGAACTTCGTCGGAGGAAACGCGGCCTCCGCACAATCTCCTACAAGCTCGACCCATTTCCACATATCTGTAAGTTCTCATTTCTtccactgcgtttgtcattgtgagGTATTCAAAAGCTGGTCAACTTTCATTCCAATGTAATTTTTCTTGATCTAGATTCCTTCCGCAAAACTCATTAGATCTTGTTAGTTCTTCTGCGCTTACCGACCCCGCCGTAGCTAGGTCTTTTTATCTTCTTTATCTAGCATTTTCTAAACCCGCTTTCGTAGCGGAACCCTATAACTTTTGTTTATGACTTGCTTTAACATGAAATATACTATCACTTGAATCACGTATGTATCTCATGTCGGCTCAGATCTTGACCGCCTTGTGGATCTATTGGAGATCGTAAATCCTTCATATGCTGAAAACTCTGCTTCTCTTGTGTTCATACGCAAACAATATTAACATCTCCGGCCGTCTCAATCTTTGGCCGGCCTATAGACCCACCGTAGACCACAATTTGTTGAAATTTTAGCTCGTCTCGTGTCGGCTCACTGGTTGGCTTGTAAATCCGGTTACTTTCAGTCAATTCTGAAGTTTGTGCTGTCAATTGTTATGATTCAAAACATTTTCATGATTCGCCGATTCTTAGTTTGATCTAAATTTTTTTGTAGCTGATCTTCGTTGTTGCTTCCGCCACGATGCCTCCAAGAACCAACAAAGCCATTAACTGGGCAAGATCGACCGTATTCGTGCTAGTGTTGGAGGACTTAGTAGGCCAAGGATTTTTGCCGACTCAAGAAGAAACTGAATGGCGAGTGCCAGCAGAAGAGACTCATCCTCAACCTCAAGAGGGTGAAGTTATAATATTTGTAGTCCATCTACACAGGGGCTTTCGACCTCCTGGGTCAAAGTTCTTTCGAGATGTTCTCCACTTCTTCAACCTCAGGCCTCAAGATCTTGGTCCCAACTCCATCGCAAACTTGTGTCAATTTGATGTTTTTTTCCGAGGTATACCTCCAAATAGCGCTAACCATTAGCTTCTTCCAAGAATTATTTTATATCATTCATAAGACAGAGTTCAAAAATGGCCCCAGTATTGAACTGGGAGGTATTTCTATC contains:
- the LOC119275798 gene encoding probable splicing factor 3A subunit 1 — protein: MDEEDMQLVEEGMKAARLEENGGGAQVRVAGDQEPPMRIVKNYKRPEERIPTARDPTKFVVSTITGELIPISEMGEHMRISLIDPKYKEQKERMLAKIKETTLAPDDEVVNNIVGLARTRPDIFGTTEEEVSNAVKAEIEKKKDEQPKQVIWDGHSGSIGQTATQAMSMGGEEQVDASNVPGPAPLPRFVMPLPQPPQPLSLVNVPRFTPNRMPYHLQTPAHHKQGVPHMMSNMHPQMIRMSGPMGPMPKNIPPRPGHITQFMPGPPRFPMPPPPHMQTTPTMVNPIGIPQAPPPLPPQPPAEEQPPLPEEPEPKRQRTDDASLIPVEQFLVQHPGPARILVSVPNLDEGSLRGQVLEISVQSLSDTVGSLKEQIAGELQLPANKQKLSVRTSFLKDNLSLAYYNVGPGVVINLTLRERGGRKK